A stretch of the Flavobacterium sp. 5 genome encodes the following:
- the cyoE gene encoding heme o synthase, with protein sequence MLSALSTTSNPTSFKSIYFDFKAITKAGLAISVVFSSIAGYVLGFDDTHPFSWFVLLKLAIGGYCMVGASNAYNQVIEKDLDALMDRTKNRPVASGRMSPRLALVVASLLTIFGIALLYTINSKSAMFGAISIFLYTSIYTPLKTLTPLSVFVGAFPGAIPFMLGWVAATGEFGIEAGTLFLIQFFWQFPHFWAIGWFLYEDYEKAGFFMLPTGKKDKGTSLQIILYSVWLIIASLLPALGRTRHLFLSPIAAVLVLLLGLWVLFYSVRLYQIKTAKAARTLMLVSVSYITLLQLVYIVDKFLR encoded by the coding sequence ATTTTATCTGCATTGAGTACAACATCTAATCCCACTTCGTTCAAATCTATTTATTTTGATTTTAAAGCAATTACAAAGGCTGGACTGGCTATTAGTGTTGTTTTTTCTTCTATTGCGGGTTATGTTCTTGGTTTTGATGACACGCATCCTTTTAGTTGGTTTGTTTTGCTGAAACTTGCTATAGGTGGATATTGTATGGTTGGTGCTTCGAATGCTTACAATCAGGTAATAGAAAAAGACTTAGATGCTTTGATGGATCGAACCAAAAATCGTCCTGTAGCTTCTGGAAGAATGTCTCCGCGTTTGGCTCTAGTTGTGGCAAGTTTGCTTACTATTTTTGGTATAGCTTTGTTGTATACTATAAACTCAAAATCGGCCATGTTTGGTGCCATTTCTATTTTTTTATATACCAGTATTTATACACCACTAAAAACGCTTACACCACTTTCAGTTTTTGTTGGTGCTTTTCCTGGTGCGATCCCTTTTATGTTAGGTTGGGTAGCTGCTACTGGTGAGTTTGGTATCGAAGCTGGAACTTTGTTTTTAATTCAATTTTTTTGGCAATTCCCACATTTTTGGGCAATTGGTTGGTTTTTATATGAGGATTATGAAAAAGCAGGTTTCTTCATGTTACCTACTGGTAAGAAAGATAAAGGGACTTCACTGCAAATTATTTTATACAGTGTTTGGTTAATAATTGCGTCATTATTGCCTGCATTAGGTCGTACCAGACATTTGTTTCTTTCTCCAATAGCTGCTGTTTTAGTATTGTTACTTGGACTTTGGGTATTATTTTATTCAGTACGTTTGTATCAGATAAAAACAGCAAAAGCTGCACGAACATTAATGTTGGTTAGTGTTTCGTATATTACGTTGTTACAATTAGTGTATATAGTAGATAAATTTTTAAGATAA
- a CDS encoding IS982 family transposase — protein MNCELEFKSDVGRKQKMTDLEIVALSLTAEFMSIDSENALFKQINSNDILNLIDRSQFNKRRRKLFLFLEEVRTKLASFFLEFENYYIVDSMPLEICKFSRHNRVKICKDEFETAPSKGFCASQNNWFYGYKLHGVCSIAGIFHSLDITKAEVHDVHFLKNIKQQMSDCVVLGDRGYLSETIQLDLFQTVNVKLETPKRSNQKNYKPQSYIFRKSRKRIETLFSQLCDQFLIRRNYAKTFEGFKTRILAKITALTLVQYINKFIFDRPINNIKNQII, from the coding sequence TTGAATTGTGAATTAGAGTTCAAATCTGATGTTGGGAGAAAACAAAAAATGACTGATTTAGAGATTGTTGCACTGAGTTTAACTGCTGAATTTATGTCTATTGACAGTGAAAATGCTCTTTTCAAACAGATAAATTCTAATGATATTTTAAATCTTATCGATAGAAGTCAGTTTAATAAAAGGCGAAGAAAGTTGTTTTTATTTTTAGAAGAAGTTAGAACTAAATTAGCTTCTTTTTTTCTTGAATTTGAGAACTATTATATTGTAGATAGTATGCCGTTAGAGATATGTAAATTTTCTCGACACAATAGGGTTAAAATCTGTAAAGATGAATTTGAAACGGCTCCTTCAAAAGGATTTTGCGCCTCTCAAAACAATTGGTTTTATGGATATAAACTTCATGGTGTTTGCTCAATCGCTGGAATTTTTCATTCTTTAGATATTACAAAGGCAGAAGTCCATGATGTTCATTTTTTAAAAAACATAAAACAACAAATGTCTGATTGTGTGGTTCTTGGTGATAGAGGATATCTATCTGAAACAATCCAATTGGATTTATTCCAAACCGTAAATGTCAAATTAGAAACTCCAAAAAGAAGTAATCAAAAAAACTATAAGCCACAATCTTATATTTTTAGAAAATCAAGAAAAAGAATAGAGACATTGTTCTCGCAATTATGTGACCAATTTTTAATTCGAAGAAATTATGCCAAAACTTTTGAAGGTTTTAAAACAAGAATTTTAGCGAAAATAACAGCTCTAACTTTGGTTCAATATATCAATAAATTCATCTTTGATAGACCTATAAATAATATTAAAAATCAAATAATTTAA